In a single window of the Syntrophorhabdales bacterium genome:
- a CDS encoding PBP1A family penicillin-binding protein: MKKRRQHFLVALILVSFLLLGLGLCVFLVTEVPSVVALKNLTNKPTSSIYGAHDELVYVIVPDNRVFVPYDKIPRYVRDAFLAAEDAEFFKHGAVSPLSIARALFKNVVHGRVVQGGSTITQQVVKSLILGPERSMLRKVREGILAYRLERNLTKHEILNLYLNNIYMGQGVYGVEAASQVYFGKHIWQISRAEAALLAGLVQSPARYTPKNHPGLARLRQEYVIDQMEKKDFVSKKTAMSMLNEKIYIREDDGVFADSYFKNTVMRSVEEKFGKGVFNRRQLKVYATVDGSLQKQAEESIKRGLANYDQRKGAPVVVARLEKKRWESFGTGQEKDIHFEGLKAGKSYTVLITEKMADGYAVVLGKQKGLLKASDAVFRPGDVVRGTYRGLDKKKLLQFVPLKSSGAEGALLCMDVNTGYVLALVGGRSAEKSPYNRAIQAKVQPGSAFKPFIYLAALEKGYSPDSTILDEPKAYAGAEGKAWTPRNYDNVYMGPISLKDAIAYSKNAATVRLLEDVGIDSVRRAMESLGISADIESDLSIALGTSNVTLMDLVKGFSAFANGGFRVQPLFIRRIEDEKGTILESNEPNKSRAISPEIAYQMNMLLKGVTTYGTAKEASRLGYPVAGKTGTTSSFYDALFVGYSPFICTGVWVGFDTRTSLGKAESGGRVSLPVWMNFMAGALRRYPPDDFTAPPPPVPAVPVPGVPAEPENPMQPGSRWF, translated from the coding sequence TTGAAAAAGAGACGCCAGCATTTTCTCGTCGCCCTGATACTTGTTTCATTTTTGCTTCTTGGTCTCGGGCTGTGTGTTTTTCTGGTCACCGAAGTCCCTTCTGTGGTGGCTTTGAAGAATCTCACCAACAAACCCACGAGTTCGATTTACGGCGCACACGACGAGCTTGTTTACGTGATAGTGCCTGACAATCGTGTTTTTGTTCCGTACGACAAGATTCCCCGATACGTGAGAGACGCATTCCTGGCTGCAGAGGATGCAGAATTTTTTAAGCATGGCGCAGTCAGCCCTCTGAGTATAGCAAGGGCGCTTTTCAAGAATGTAGTGCACGGCAGGGTTGTGCAGGGCGGGAGCACCATAACTCAGCAGGTTGTTAAATCGCTCATCCTCGGGCCGGAGCGCAGCATGCTTCGGAAAGTCAGGGAAGGAATACTTGCGTACCGTCTTGAACGAAACCTCACAAAACATGAAATACTCAATTTATACCTGAATAACATCTACATGGGGCAGGGGGTTTACGGTGTCGAGGCGGCGTCACAGGTCTACTTTGGCAAGCACATCTGGCAGATTTCCAGGGCAGAAGCCGCACTGCTTGCAGGTCTGGTTCAGAGCCCGGCTCGTTACACACCCAAGAACCACCCCGGACTCGCGCGACTAAGGCAGGAGTATGTGATAGATCAGATGGAGAAAAAAGATTTTGTGAGCAAAAAAACGGCAATGTCAATGCTTAATGAAAAGATCTATATACGGGAAGATGACGGAGTTTTTGCAGACAGCTACTTCAAGAACACGGTGATGCGTTCGGTGGAGGAGAAGTTCGGTAAAGGTGTTTTTAACCGAAGGCAGCTCAAGGTTTACGCCACCGTGGACGGCTCTTTGCAAAAACAGGCCGAAGAATCCATCAAGAGGGGTCTCGCTAACTATGATCAGCGCAAAGGCGCGCCCGTTGTGGTCGCGCGGCTTGAAAAGAAGCGCTGGGAGAGCTTCGGGACCGGCCAGGAGAAGGATATACACTTTGAGGGACTCAAAGCGGGTAAGTCTTACACCGTGCTCATTACCGAGAAGATGGCCGACGGTTACGCAGTCGTGCTGGGAAAACAGAAGGGTCTGCTCAAGGCGTCGGACGCTGTTTTTCGTCCGGGTGACGTGGTGAGAGGAACCTACAGGGGGCTGGACAAAAAGAAGCTCCTGCAATTTGTCCCCTTAAAATCGTCGGGGGCAGAGGGGGCTCTGCTCTGCATGGATGTAAATACGGGCTACGTTCTGGCGCTGGTGGGAGGAAGAAGCGCGGAGAAGAGCCCTTATAACCGGGCGATACAGGCGAAAGTGCAGCCGGGAAGCGCCTTCAAGCCTTTCATTTACCTCGCTGCCCTGGAGAAAGGCTATTCCCCTGACTCGACTATACTCGATGAGCCGAAGGCATACGCCGGCGCCGAAGGGAAGGCATGGACACCCCGGAACTATGATAATGTGTACATGGGCCCAATCAGCCTCAAGGATGCCATTGCCTACTCGAAGAATGCGGCAACCGTACGGCTCCTGGAAGACGTCGGCATCGACTCGGTCCGCCGCGCAATGGAAAGCCTAGGTATTTCCGCAGACATAGAGAGTGATCTCTCCATAGCCCTCGGCACGTCGAATGTTACCCTCATGGACCTCGTGAAGGGTTTTTCGGCGTTCGCCAACGGTGGCTTCCGAGTACAGCCTCTTTTCATCCGGAGAATAGAAGATGAAAAAGGGACGATCCTCGAGAGCAATGAGCCGAACAAAAGCCGCGCAATCTCGCCCGAGATAGCGTATCAGATGAATATGCTCTTGAAGGGCGTGACAACGTACGGCACTGCAAAAGAGGCGAGCCGGCTCGGGTACCCGGTTGCAGGCAAGACAGGCACCACCAGCAGTTTCTACGACGCGTTGTTTGTTGGGTATTCGCCTTTTATATGCACGGGAGTATGGGTCGGATTCGACACGAGGACCTCTCTTGGCAAGGCAGAGAGCGGCGGCAGGGTCTCCCTGCCTGTCTGGATGAATTTCATGGCGGGGGCGCTTCGGCGCTACCCGCCTGACGATTTTACAGCGCCTCCTCCGCCTGTACCAGCTGTACCCGTGCCAGGTGTGCCCGCAGAACCCGAGAACCCTATGCAGCCAGGTAGCCGGTGGTTTTGA
- a CDS encoding NADH-quinone oxidoreductase subunit A: protein MLEYVSILIMMLFAGFIAAFMVGASYIIGPRRARKVKAAPYECGMTTSGPTRRRMTIRYYIVAMLFLVFDLEILFLYPWAVITRRLGLFGFGEMLIFVIILFIGYLYVWKRGALEWE from the coding sequence ATGCTTGAATATGTTTCAATCCTCATAATGATGCTTTTTGCCGGTTTCATTGCGGCCTTTATGGTGGGGGCTTCTTACATAATTGGGCCCCGAAGAGCCAGGAAGGTTAAGGCGGCTCCTTACGAGTGCGGCATGACAACCTCCGGACCCACGCGCCGCAGGATGACGATCAGGTATTACATAGTCGCCATGCTCTTTCTGGTGTTCGATCTGGAGATTCTGTTTCTGTATCCATGGGCTGTTATTACGCGGAGATTGGGGCTGTTCGGCTTTGGTGAAATGCTTATTTTCGTTATCATACTTTTCATCGGCTATCTTTACGTTTGGAAGAGAGGGGCGTTGGAATGGGAGTAA